The genomic window CTTCTCTAGGAATGATGAGCCTTGTACCTACCAGCCTCAGAATAATTGGAGAAAATTCTATAGAGATGaaaattgttgttgttaattCTCTCAATCATCACATCATGACTTTGATTTCAATTATCAATGTTCAAGGCTTTTTCACCTTAGATTACAGTTTTGGGGGCAAAAATGAGTgagtctgatttttttcattatatttgagaGTACTTTTATTCTTCCCAGTAGACATACAATAGTAGATTTTCAATGAATGTTTGTTTATGAGCATGGACTGCCTATGATTCTTTGTGTATATCCTTGATGACACAGGAGATACTTCAGTAACTTTATATGTAGTCAGATCGTTCATCAATAATAaggcatttatttattatctactaTTAGTCAGGCacataacaaaaatgaaagagctGCTACAATTTCAACCAGAGCTCACAGGAAGAGCACAATACTGTTGCTGCCACCACGGTGAGCTGTACTCAAGCCATTTGGGAGATGTCCTCCCCACAGTCTACCTGATCAGAGGGAGAGCCCCTAGACTATGCCTGTCCTGGCTGGTAAGGGGCTGAGTTTGGCTTAGGGGGTGATGTGACATCAGGTTCTCACCATAAACCTCAGAGTAAAACTAAAGAATATCAAGTTTACTAGAGAGGTTGGTTTCCCTGGTTTGCCAGATCAGTGGACCTTCCAAAACTGAGAGTCTCAAAGTCTCAGCACCTTGTCTTCCTAGAATCCTTGCTTCGCTACCAGTCTCATCACTTCTACTATCATGTCACCCCAGGCAGATGCACAGGAAAAACTGACTCGTACAACATGGCCCTAGTTCTGGCCTCAGCTCTCCCAAAGTCAGACCCTGTCACTGGAGATGAAGACCCAGATCACAGCATCTGGGAACACAGGACTCAAACTCCCCAAATCCACAGTGTTCACATCCATGGCAGGAAGAGACCATCAGTATGATTGAAATGGCCTCTGTGTCCAGGGCCCCCACTGTCAGACTGGAAGTCTCTCAAggttaaaagaaggaaagggagaaattgtAATTCTATTGCCAGCATCCAgatctctttcccctccttctaCAGGTACTTTCTAGGTCCAGAAAATAGATAACACATCATTGCCTCTCTCTTGTAGTTCATGGTTTCTTGGCTACTTCTTTCAAAACTTAATTGGGGGGGtagtatggctaggtggcacagtggatagagcaccggccctggagtcaggagtacctgagttcaaatctgacctcagacacttaataattacctagctgtgtggtcttgggcaagccacttaactccattgccttgcaaaaactaaaataatatacttaaatgGGATGGAATTATTTGGGGGGGGCGTTTGGAGTGCTACAGAATTTGATAGTAAATAAGTCCTTAAAAGTTCTTCTCTGTCCTCAAATTATCATCACCCCAGGGTctaaaggaaataagaattcaGAATATAAAAGTTAAAGGATTACAATCAGAGGAATCAATGTGGGAATTTactaaattaatgaatgaatccCAGAGGACATTGAAAATAAGTAGAGAAAATCAATACTATCCCATTCAGATCCTCCCAGATACCTTGATTTGCCTTATTCCACTTTGCAGATATTgccagtttttaatttttttttttaacaaattaagGGTTCCTGGCAGCTCTGTATCAAGCAAAACTATGGGCACCATTATTTGCTTTTAGACTCACATGAtgtctctgtgtcacattttggtaacTGTCACAATATGtcaacatttttcatcattttttataggatttatattatttatatttatatttttataggatttatatttatattatatgaattatatattatttattatatattataaattatatatataatatataaattatatattatattataggaATCTGTAATCAGTAAGCTTTGTGTTACTATTGTGATTGCTTGATTAGCCATAAACTAAATCCATATAAGACAACTGTACAAGTGTACTGACTGCCCTACTAACAGGCTGTTCcccatctttctctctccctatccTTGGGCCTCCCTATTCCCTGagattcaaaaatattataattaggccaattaataatcttataaagACCTTTAAGTGGTCAAGTGATAGATTCAATCTATGTAGAGAAGTTCattgtaagcttttttttttcaaaaatttacaCAGTCTTCCCAATCTAGAGCAATCACTATCCTGACCATTTAGCAACCATCATTATGTGAAGGTTTAGATaacagcattatttttttttgcaataaagTGTTTCTTAACCctttaggttgcacagtggttagagttccaggcctggagccaaaaagactcatcttcctgaattcaaatcttagctAAGACATTTCTAGAATGTGAACaaagtggggcagttaggtggcgcagtggaaagagtattggccctggagtcaggagtacctgagttcaaatccagcctcagacacttattaattatctagctgtgtggccttgggtaagcaacttaacccctattgccttgccaaaacataaacaaaaacaaaaacattagaaTGTGAACAAAGACAAAGCAgttaactttatttgcctcattttcaccatttgtaaaatgtgctAAGATGGAAATGGCAGACCTCTAGAATATCTttatgaaaacaaagaaacaaattaaagagtTCACATAGTAAtttatgactaaaaatgactgaacagcacagtttttaattaagaaataCACATTGTCTTTAGGTTTAATATTACTGTAAATCTCATTGACTTTAGTACAGTATAAACATAAATTTCATATTCActaggaaaaaaatgactcaCTCTGTTGTTTTATTGGGATGGTCTGGAAACAAATCAATAATAACACAGAGATTTACCTACATTTCTTAACTACAAATGAGACAAGTCTTTCCCTAGAAGGACAGGGTCCTGCTCTATCTGAGCAGTTCCCTTTCAACTGGAGAAGATGCTTAAAACCCAGACCCAAAGGATTTTTTATTACCCTTTACAATCTTAAAGTGGGGAACTTAATTATCTcaacatttaaaatttatctCTGCAGTTGGACAGAATTCTAGTTCACCAGACCGAGAGGCACTGGCTGAAGCTCAGAAAGATGTCCCACAGTCCACAGTCAGACGTGCAGACGTGCAGGTGCCTGGTGAGTCCACTGCATCCCAGACAGATGCCCCAGAGTCTACTGATGCTCAGACCAATGCCCGAGAGTCCACTGATGGCCAGACAGATGCCACAGTGTCCAATACCACCCAGACAGAGGTTCCAGAGTCCATGATCACCCAGAAAGATACTCCAGAGTCCACTACTTCCCAGACATGTGCCCCAGAGTTCACTGATGCCCAAACAGATTCCCCAGAGTTTACTGACTGTTGGACAGAAGCCTCAGAGTCTACTGCCACCCAGACACATGTCCCAGAGTCTACCGATGTCCAGACTGATGCCCCAGAGTCCACTGGTGGATGGACAGATGCCACAGAATCTACTGACGGCCAAATAGATGCCCCAGAGATCACAACTCCTCAGACAGATGCTCCAGAGTCCACTGCCACCCAGACTGATGCTCCAGAGTATACTACTACCCAGACAGATGCCCCAGAGTCCACTGACAGCCAGACAGAAGGCTCAGAGTCCACTACCACCCAGACACATGCCCCAGAGTCCATCGATGGCCAGACAGATGCCCCAGAGTCCATAGCCACCCAAATAGATAGCCCTGAGTCCACTCAAGGCCAGACAGATGGCCCAGAGTCCACTGTTGCCAAGACACATTCCCCAGAGTCCACTACCATCCAGACAGATGCCCTGGAGTCCACTGACAGGCAGACAGCTGCCCCAGAGTTCACTACAGCCCAGACAGATGCTGCAGAGTACACCAATGAACAGACAGATGCCCCAGAGTCCACTATCACACAGACAGGTGGCTCAGCATCCTCTGGCACACAGACAGATGGCCCAGAGTCCACTACCACCCAAAAAGATGCCCCACAGTACACTGCCACTCAGACGGATGCCCCAGAGTCAACTGGTGGCCAGACAGATGCCCTAGAGTTGACTACCACACAGACAGGTGTCCCAGAGTCCACTGCCACACAGACAGATGCTCCAGAGTTCATGACCACCCAGAAAGATACTCCAGAGTCCACTACTTCCCAGACATGTGCCCCAGAGTTCACTGATGCCCAAACAGATTCCCCAGAGTTTACTGACTGTTGGACAGAAGCCTCAGAGTCTACTGCCACCCAGACACATGTCCCAGAGTCTACCGATGTCCAGACTGATGCCCCAGAGTCCACTGGTGGATGGACAGATGCCACAGAATCTACTGATGGCCAAATAGATGCCCCAGAGATCACAACTCCTCAGACAGATGCTCCAGAGTCCACTGCCACCCAGACTGATGCTCCAGAGTATACTACTACCCAGACAGATGCCCCAGAGTCCACTGACAGCCAGACAGAAGGCTCAGAGTCCACTACCACCCAGACACATGCCCCAGAGTCCATCGATGGCCAGACAGATGCCCCAGAGTCCATAGCCACCCAAATAGATAGCCCTGAGTCCACTCAAGGCCAGACAGATGGCCCAGAGTCCACTGTTGCCAAGACACATTCCCCAGAGTCCACTACCATCCAGACAGATGCCCTGGAGTCCACTGACAGCCAGACAGCTGCCCCAG from Macrotis lagotis isolate mMagLag1 chromosome 2, bilby.v1.9.chrom.fasta, whole genome shotgun sequence includes these protein-coding regions:
- the LOC141514896 gene encoding uncharacterized protein LOC141514896 produces the protein MKFPEILLMTALAGVLMGVFGQNSSSPDREALAEAQKDVPQSTVRRADVQVPGESTASQTDAPESTDAQTNARESTDGQTDATVSNTTQTEVPESMITQKDTPESTTSQTCAPEFTDAQTDSPEFTDCWTEASESTATQTHVPESTDVQTDAPESTGGWTDATESTDGQIDAPEITTPQTDAPESTATQTDAPEYTTTQTDAPESTDSQTEGSESTTTQTHAPESIDGQTDAPESIATQIDSPESTQGQTDGPESTVAKTHSPESTTIQTDALESTDRQTAAPEFTTAQTDAAEYTNEQTDAPESTITQTGGSASSGTQTDGPESTTTQKDAPQYTATQTDAPESTGGQTDALELTTTQTGVPESTATQTDAPEFMTTQKDTPESTTSQTCAPEFTDAQTDSPEFTDCWTEASESTATQTHVPESTDVQTDAPESTGGWTDATESTDGQIDAPEITTPQTDAPESTATQTDAPEYTTTQTDAPESTDSQTEGSESTTTQTHAPESIDGQTDAPESIATQIDSPESTQGQTDGPESTVAKTHSPESTTIQTDALESTDSQTAAPEFTTAQTDATEYTNEQTDAPESTITQTGGSASSGTQTDGPESTTTQKDAPQYTATQTDAPESTGGQTDALELTTTQTGVPESTATQTDAPEFMTTQKDGPESSTAQTEDPESTDSQADDPESTDAQTDSPESTTTQKDAPESTATQTDATESGPESINRQTDGPESTDRQTDVPESIATRTDGLQSTQGQTDGPESTASNIHASESTTTHTDALESTDSHTAVPGSIKAQTDAPESTPAQTNASESTATQTDAPESDKAQTDAPESTATQTGAPESTGAQTEVQESTDRQTNGTEFTDGQTHCPHTNASPSPEKTTSQITTSVAHKTTKRITKGLWGVIISKMHAMKEARRNDSP